In Vibrio crassostreae, one DNA window encodes the following:
- a CDS encoding oxidoreductase, whose amino-acid sequence MLKQQHKILFEPMKIGSLKLKNRYSMAPMGTLGCVDGDGAYNQRGVEYYVARARGGVGLIITGVQMVENELEQFPMPSLPCPTNHPTAYIRSAKEMTERVHTYGAKIFAQLTAGWGRSCIPGFTPEDKSIAPSDAPNRFDPSIQHRELTTDEVKYFIGKFVESAAIAQKAGFDGVEIHAVHEGYLLDQFTMEFFNQRTDQYGGSFENRYRFAVEIVKGIKAVCGEHFPVSLRYSVKGNMKGFGQGILPGEVAEEVGRDMEEGLKAAKYLQDAGFDALNVDAGTYDSWYWNHPPNYFEPGMYKPYCKAVSEVVDVPVLMSGRMENPDLAAHAVENGISDGISMGRPLLADPDTVNKIRRGRFEEVRPCLSCHLGCLGRMAEVGNLSCAVNPSCGREEEFRLAPTHRSQNVVVVGGGVAGMEAARIASERGHKVTLLEKSKKLGGNVIPGSQPPFKHDDKLLIEWFAGEMERKNVDVRFDVTADKETIESFNPNSVIFATGSLPVKPKWLSGQDKPHVIVAEDMLMNPDKITGDKVTVIGGGLVGAEAALWMAQQGKAVTLIEGSDDIIGGPHGTCFANYQMLKELLVKEQVTVLTSTLLQTITDTGVLVKSDYKEMEILSDHVVLALGYKAEDHLHEALANELDVDTVFNIGDSQKARTIMTAIWDGFEVARTL is encoded by the coding sequence ATGTTAAAACAACAGCACAAAATCCTTTTTGAGCCAATGAAAATTGGCTCCTTGAAACTGAAAAACCGGTATTCGATGGCGCCAATGGGTACATTGGGCTGTGTCGACGGCGACGGGGCCTACAACCAACGTGGCGTTGAGTATTATGTCGCGCGCGCTCGTGGCGGCGTAGGCTTGATTATTACTGGTGTACAAATGGTCGAAAACGAGTTGGAACAATTTCCAATGCCTTCTCTTCCGTGTCCAACCAACCACCCAACGGCCTATATTCGTAGTGCCAAAGAGATGACTGAGCGCGTTCACACTTACGGTGCGAAAATTTTTGCTCAGTTGACTGCAGGTTGGGGGCGTTCTTGTATTCCAGGCTTTACCCCAGAAGATAAATCGATAGCGCCTTCTGACGCGCCAAACCGTTTTGATCCTTCTATTCAGCATCGAGAACTAACGACGGATGAGGTGAAGTACTTTATCGGTAAGTTTGTTGAGTCTGCGGCGATTGCGCAAAAAGCGGGCTTCGATGGTGTTGAAATCCATGCAGTGCATGAAGGCTATTTGCTTGACCAGTTCACCATGGAATTTTTTAACCAGCGTACTGACCAATACGGCGGTAGTTTTGAAAACCGCTACCGCTTTGCGGTTGAAATCGTAAAGGGCATTAAAGCCGTGTGTGGCGAGCATTTTCCTGTTTCGCTTCGCTACTCAGTGAAAGGGAACATGAAAGGCTTTGGCCAAGGTATTCTTCCTGGCGAAGTAGCTGAGGAAGTTGGTCGTGATATGGAAGAGGGCCTTAAAGCGGCCAAATACCTTCAAGATGCCGGTTTCGATGCATTGAATGTGGATGCTGGTACCTACGATTCATGGTACTGGAACCATCCGCCTAACTACTTCGAACCTGGAATGTACAAGCCTTACTGTAAGGCAGTGTCAGAGGTGGTCGATGTGCCAGTACTGATGTCTGGTCGCATGGAAAACCCCGATCTAGCAGCGCATGCAGTCGAGAATGGCATCTCTGATGGTATATCAATGGGGCGCCCACTGCTGGCTGACCCAGATACGGTTAACAAGATTCGCCGTGGTCGTTTTGAAGAGGTGCGTCCTTGTCTTTCGTGTCACTTAGGCTGTTTAGGTCGTATGGCAGAAGTGGGGAACTTGTCTTGCGCGGTGAACCCAAGCTGTGGCCGTGAAGAAGAGTTTCGCTTAGCGCCAACCCATCGTAGCCAGAACGTCGTGGTTGTCGGTGGCGGTGTTGCAGGTATGGAAGCAGCGCGTATTGCCTCAGAACGTGGTCATAAGGTGACACTGCTTGAAAAATCAAAAAAACTTGGCGGAAACGTTATCCCGGGTAGCCAACCTCCGTTCAAGCATGATGACAAGTTATTGATTGAATGGTTTGCAGGTGAGATGGAGCGTAAGAACGTGGATGTGCGTTTTGACGTTACGGCAGATAAAGAGACCATTGAATCGTTTAATCCAAACAGCGTTATCTTTGCGACAGGTTCGCTCCCAGTGAAGCCAAAATGGTTATCAGGCCAAGATAAGCCTCATGTGATTGTTGCAGAAGACATGCTGATGAATCCAGACAAGATCACAGGAGACAAAGTCACCGTGATTGGTGGTGGTTTAGTTGGTGCTGAGGCTGCATTGTGGATGGCGCAACAGGGTAAAGCTGTGACTTTAATTGAGGGAAGCGATGACATCATCGGTGGTCCGCACGGTACTTGTTTTGCTAACTATCAAATGCTAAAAGAGCTGCTGGTTAAAGAGCAAGTGACAGTGTTGACTTCAACTTTACTACAAACCATCACTGATACAGGTGTGTTGGTTAAGAGTGACTACAAAGAGATGGAAATTCTTTCTGACCATGTAGTTTTAGCTTTAGGCTATAAGGCTGAAGATCACCTTCATGAGGCGCTGGCTAATGAGTTGGACGTGGATACTGTGTTTAACATTGGTGATAGCCAGAAAGCTCGTACCATCATGACCGCCATCTGGGATGGTTTTGAGGTTGCCAGAACACTTTAA
- a CDS encoding helix-turn-helix domain-containing protein, protein MNHKKSVFDNALSVHAGWVKLLKPIGEESLIQAIRCNDEARVNVQDLRSALYHAYQQNETPIMLANIAETVESLTFGSFSTALWTARDLDSLLRVLQEYVIVLSAPVRLVYKRDRQGNAELWVMDTESLGNDSKVSYLGITLFIAVVIKIIHKVLSNSKVMLDVCLIEHRYREEENALLEQVMRCTIVEGAPIRKLVIPKRFLHIPLTHSDKNLHFSCVNLLREEAERLKKDDLILQIYHFLNKQSNLVDVNGRVIADALNMNLRTLNRHLSQQNTSYRGVIEKYKLEKALHLLDAGKVNMTEIAYQLGFSDLSTFSRAFKRWTGVPPMSIRQDTKMKGA, encoded by the coding sequence ATGAATCATAAAAAATCCGTTTTTGACAACGCGCTTTCTGTCCATGCTGGATGGGTAAAGTTGTTGAAGCCGATAGGAGAGGAGTCGTTGATTCAAGCTATTCGTTGCAATGACGAAGCTAGGGTCAATGTGCAGGATTTACGCTCTGCGCTTTATCACGCGTATCAGCAAAATGAGACACCAATCATGTTGGCTAACATTGCCGAGACTGTAGAGTCATTGACGTTTGGCAGTTTTTCGACTGCGCTATGGACGGCGCGAGATCTTGACAGCTTGCTGAGAGTGCTGCAGGAGTACGTGATCGTATTGAGTGCGCCAGTGCGATTGGTTTACAAACGTGATCGCCAAGGAAATGCCGAGCTTTGGGTGATGGATACGGAGTCGCTGGGTAACGATTCAAAAGTCAGTTACCTTGGGATCACCTTGTTTATCGCCGTGGTGATTAAAATCATTCACAAGGTGTTAAGCAATAGCAAAGTGATGCTGGATGTTTGTTTGATAGAGCATCGTTATCGCGAGGAAGAAAACGCGCTACTAGAGCAGGTAATGCGCTGCACAATAGTGGAAGGGGCACCGATCCGTAAGTTGGTTATACCTAAGCGTTTTCTTCATATTCCCCTCACCCATAGTGACAAAAATCTTCATTTTTCTTGTGTGAACCTATTACGAGAAGAGGCGGAACGGCTGAAAAAAGATGATTTGATTCTTCAGATTTATCACTTCCTCAATAAACAGAGTAACTTAGTTGATGTAAATGGCCGTGTGATTGCCGATGCGCTGAATATGAACTTACGCACCTTAAATCGACATCTTTCACAGCAAAATACCAGTTATCGAGGGGTTATCGAAAAGTATAAGCTTGAAAAAGCGCTACACCTCCTTGATGCCGGAAAAGTCAATATGACCGAAATCGCCTACCAACTTGGTTTTTCAGACTTGAGCACTTTTTCGCGTGCGTTTAAGAGATGGACGGGCGTACCGCCAATGTCAATAAGGCAAGACACTAAGATGAAGGGCGCCTGA
- a CDS encoding acetyl-CoA hydrolase/transferase family protein gives MTDWKNQFAEKIISLESAVGKIESGDKIWAGGLLSMPVIFLQELDKHLNQFHGCELYTGLMTYPYEFLKPQYKENFKHISLFMGPLERKCQHGGNIEVMNFHFSNFKQTFAKLQPNTVIIEVTPPNADGYVSLGACGGVGSKEALKYAEKVLFVVNDQQPFIGNKDNLIHIDYADFIIEGHHSVATPKAGESSELEQQIAEHVSPYIKDGMTVQIGIGTISNAMGMALRDRKDLGIHTEMFTESLMEMCKAGAVSGKLKNYKPNKIITAFAAGPQEVMDFLHNNEAIEMGGMADVVDAYEVAKNDNFVSINTCVMVDVVGQVASEGVGFSQISGSGGQLDFVRAAGMSKGGVSILALSSTRDGKEGLESNIRIALPTGTPITTPRNDTQVVVTEYGAADLRGLTTPQRVKTLINIAHPKFRDELLEQATKLGLAK, from the coding sequence ATGACTGACTGGAAAAATCAATTCGCCGAAAAAATCATCTCGTTGGAGTCGGCAGTAGGCAAAATTGAATCGGGCGATAAAATCTGGGCTGGTGGCTTGTTGTCGATGCCAGTTATTTTTCTACAGGAACTCGACAAACACCTGAACCAATTTCACGGCTGTGAGCTATACACAGGCCTAATGACTTACCCATACGAATTCCTAAAACCTCAATATAAAGAGAACTTCAAACACATCAGTCTTTTCATGGGCCCGCTAGAGCGCAAGTGCCAGCATGGCGGTAACATTGAAGTCATGAACTTCCACTTCTCAAACTTCAAGCAAACGTTCGCAAAACTACAACCAAACACAGTCATTATTGAGGTGACTCCACCAAATGCTGATGGTTACGTAAGCCTAGGCGCGTGTGGCGGTGTTGGCAGCAAAGAAGCCCTGAAGTACGCAGAAAAAGTCCTTTTCGTGGTGAACGACCAACAGCCATTCATCGGCAACAAGGATAACCTTATTCATATTGACTACGCTGACTTCATTATTGAAGGCCACCACAGTGTTGCCACGCCAAAAGCGGGCGAATCAAGCGAACTAGAGCAACAAATTGCCGAGCACGTTAGTCCCTACATTAAAGACGGCATGACGGTACAAATTGGTATTGGTACCATTTCTAATGCAATGGGCATGGCGCTACGAGACCGCAAAGACTTGGGTATCCACACTGAGATGTTTACCGAATCTTTGATGGAAATGTGTAAAGCGGGCGCGGTGAGCGGCAAGCTAAAAAACTACAAGCCGAACAAAATCATCACTGCATTTGCAGCCGGTCCTCAAGAAGTGATGGACTTCCTGCACAACAACGAAGCAATTGAAATGGGTGGTATGGCCGATGTGGTCGACGCTTACGAAGTCGCCAAAAACGACAACTTCGTTTCAATCAACACCTGTGTCATGGTTGATGTGGTTGGTCAAGTCGCGTCTGAAGGCGTCGGCTTCTCACAAATTTCTGGCTCTGGCGGTCAGCTTGACTTCGTTCGCGCGGCGGGCATGTCTAAAGGCGGCGTCAGCATTCTGGCCCTATCTTCAACACGTGATGGTAAAGAAGGTCTGGAGTCAAACATCCGCATTGCACTTCCAACAGGAACACCTATCACTACGCCTCGCAACGACACGCAAGTTGTTGTCACCGAATACGGCGCAGCCGACCTACGTGGTTTGACGACGCCACAACGCGTGAAAACCCTCATCAACATTGCTCACCCAAAGTTTAGAGATGAGCTTCTAGAGCAAGCGACAAAACTTGGTTTGGCTAAATAA